The stretch of DNA ATCGCCCTGGCCCCCAGCTCCGGTGGCACCCCCCTGGCGGACGCCGTGGTGGCGGGCAATGCCTTTGAAACCACCCTGGGTTGGTTGCTGGGCTACGCCAATGACGCCGTCGTCATGCAGCAGGTGTCCTGGATGGCCTCCTACAACGCCCAGTGGCTTTACGGCACCCCCGGCCGCCCGGCCTTGCCCAGCTACTTTGAAACCGTGGTGGGCTCGGACGTGGAATCGGCGGTTTGGGACAGTGACAGCTACTGCGGCGGCTACCAGAACCAGGTGGCCCTGGAGGTCACCCAAAACTGGCTGAACAGCTGCTCCGACGGCTTCCTCAATTGCAGCTCCCAATCCCTGGCCGGCAGCGTCTGGTTTACCGACACCAGCAAAACCAATGGCGGCGAGCCCCTGAGCCATCAGCAAAGCCGCCGCGACTGCTTCGGCCTGCCCACCTTGCTTAAAAACCGCATCTAGGAGCCAAGATGAACCATTTCAACCTGATGGCCGCCCTGGTGTTGGTGGCCGCCACCGCCCAGGCCGACCCTGTGGTCTACCAATATCCCAAGGCCCAGGCGCCCGAACAGGCCCTTGGCACCCTGGACAAGCAAAGCGACGAGTACTGGCAGGAAGTGACCGGTAAGGCGCTGCGCCAGGGGGTGCCCCTCTATATCAGTCAAGACAAGGCCCTGGTGCGGGTTGCCCCCAAGGCCCGTTTTGAAGGGGGCCAGGTGTTCAAGGCCAAGGGCCTGGACATCAACCAGCTGACCCTGGCGGACGCCAACGGCAAGGCCCTGGCCTTGGAGCGCCTTGCCGCCCAACAGGAAATGGCCAGTGCCGGCTTTGGCGACGGCAGTGTTGCCCTGCGGGTAGCCAAGGGCCAGGCCCGGCTCAGCAGCAGCCAGCCCCTCAATGACGACGACCGCTTCCTGGTCCACGTCAAGGAAAAGGGCTCGGCACACCTGCTGAGCGCCAGCAGCGACTTCACCCTGCCCCAGGGCACTAACCGTATCAAACTGGCCCTGAGCCTGGATGGCCAGGCCCTGGCCCCCGGCCAGGTGCAGCTGACCCTCACCAGTCCCAGCGGCCAGGTGGTGCCGGTCCGTTACGACGGTCGCTACCTGCGGCCCCAGGCACCCCTGGAGGAGATTGGTGCCCGCCATGGCTATTACCGGTTGGAAGTCTTTACCCAAAGCCAGGTGGCAGGGCAAACCCTGGCCCGCTCCCTGGCTTTGCCGGTAATGCAGACCCAGGAAACCGCCAGCGTCGGCGCTGTGCGCCTGGAACGGCTGGATGCGCAAACCCTGGTGGCCCATATCCCCCTTAAGGCTCGCCTTGACGGCCGCTTTGCCGTCAAGTCCACCCTCATCGGCCAGTACCAGGGTAAGGCTCTGGCCATCGGCACCACCGAAGTGGCCCAGGACCTGGCCGGCGGCGCCGACTTCGCGCTGCCTTTCACCCTGCCTCCCGGTGTCGAAGACCTGCGCCTGGACAACCTGGTGGTAACCGACCAAACCCGCATGCTAAAGCTCTACCCCGACCTAAAACCCAGCCTGCGCAACTGACCCCTAAGCCCACTTCGGTGGGCTTTTTTGTTTTCCCAAAGGGGTATTGAATCAATGCTATCTACCAGCGTCACTGGTATCGGCAATCGCCGTGATTTCGTGCGCCAATGGCGTTAGACGTCCAAACAGCCAGAGCCGTTGGTCTTGATTTAAAAGGTCGGCCTTGAGCCTCTACTTTCATAAATCAGTCCCCTCTCGTGCGCTATTGAGTAAAGGGAGCGGCCTTCGAGGCGGCAGTCAACATTGCTCACCGAGCCAAGTCTTCCCTAATGCTTGCACTGAGTTTGTTGAAGCGAGGGATAACCGCTTCTGGTGGCGGCGTATGCTGGACCAGGTCGTCCGTGCCTTTCTGAAAGGTTGTTATCTGCACCGCCATTAAAGGAGAGAGGGTGCCGCCCCGGTGTGCCAGGGCGAACCAGGCCCGCTCCTGCTCACCGGAGCCCGGTTTGGGATCCAGGCGCCAGCCTTCCAGTCCAGCCAGGCGCTTGCCAAGCTGGATTGGCTCGATAAATGCGGTTTTCTGCCACTTCTCGCTGTCGTAGCCAGGGCGGTAGTCGGTGTCGTAGGTGCCTTGCGTAGGCCGGGTCTGCCAGGGATCGTTGGCCGAGGCAGTGATCAGGGTGAAGATCACATTGGGCGTGCGGGCGAAGCGCAGGCTGTTCTTGATGCTGTAGGCGGTCTTGCCATCGTCGGCGATAAAGCCATAGGGAAAACAGAAGCCCGGCCCTTTGGGCA from Gallaecimonas xiamenensis 3-C-1 encodes:
- a CDS encoding DUF4785 domain-containing protein, giving the protein MNHFNLMAALVLVAATAQADPVVYQYPKAQAPEQALGTLDKQSDEYWQEVTGKALRQGVPLYISQDKALVRVAPKARFEGGQVFKAKGLDINQLTLADANGKALALERLAAQQEMASAGFGDGSVALRVAKGQARLSSSQPLNDDDRFLVHVKEKGSAHLLSASSDFTLPQGTNRIKLALSLDGQALAPGQVQLTLTSPSGQVVPVRYDGRYLRPQAPLEEIGARHGYYRLEVFTQSQVAGQTLARSLALPVMQTQETASVGAVRLERLDAQTLVAHIPLKARLDGRFAVKSTLIGQYQGKALAIGTTEVAQDLAGGADFALPFTLPPGVEDLRLDNLVVTDQTRMLKLYPDLKPSLRN